The following are encoded together in the Robertmurraya sp. FSL R5-0851 genome:
- a CDS encoding ABC transporter permease, protein MARKFLHHKTFIVSFIILLPILIIALIGPWIAPNDPLEIDSTNVLKSGTSGHLLGTDEYGRDILSRLILGIRPTMLVAIGATLIAFFGGVGLGVIAGYARGFTEKMIMRAIDIVLCFPPILLALMVVGFWGSGVKNLILIIGVLYIPRFARITHSATLQVKGLEYVQSELSLGASHFRVITKAILPNIMSPLIIQISLTIAAAILLESGLSFLGLGVVPPEPSWGQMIGDARGYIYNNPMYVIWPSLCLGVTMLAINLMGDSFRDILDPRLKNKQ, encoded by the coding sequence ATGGCTCGGAAGTTTTTACATCACAAAACATTCATCGTTAGTTTTATCATACTTCTTCCGATTCTCATTATTGCACTTATTGGTCCATGGATTGCCCCAAATGATCCTTTAGAAATCGATTCTACCAACGTACTAAAAAGCGGTACATCCGGGCATCTATTAGGAACCGATGAATATGGAAGAGATATACTTAGTCGTCTAATCTTAGGTATTCGTCCAACTATGCTTGTGGCAATCGGAGCAACGTTAATCGCATTTTTTGGAGGAGTCGGGTTGGGTGTAATAGCCGGTTATGCTCGAGGATTTACTGAAAAAATGATCATGCGAGCAATCGACATTGTTTTATGTTTCCCACCGATTCTACTTGCCTTAATGGTTGTTGGATTTTGGGGTTCTGGTGTAAAAAACCTTATTTTGATTATCGGTGTACTTTATATCCCGCGTTTCGCACGGATTACCCATTCAGCCACACTTCAAGTTAAAGGATTGGAATATGTACAAAGTGAACTTTCTTTAGGAGCTTCTCATTTTAGGGTCATCACCAAAGCGATTCTACCCAATATCATGTCTCCGTTAATTATCCAAATCAGCTTAACGATAGCGGCCGCTATTTTACTAGAATCTGGATTAAGTTTCTTAGGGCTAGGAGTGGTTCCGCCTGAACCATCATGGGGACAAATGATTGGTGATGCTCGAGGTTATATTTATAACAATCCAATGTATGTTATCTGGCCTTCATTATGTCTGGGTGTAACGATGCTTGCCATTAATTTAATGGGAGATAGTTTTAGAGATATCTTAGACCCGAGACTGAAGAATAAACAGTAG
- a CDS encoding ABC transporter permease — protein MLRFVSKNVGVAIVQIFIVATLVFLLLRFMPGDPAVLVLGTERGADPAAVEAMRATLGLDQPLLTQYFTWFADILRLDFGQSLFNNIDVTTYLAERLPKTLELAVVAIIIGSIIGISLGIIAAVKRGGVVDMIVSSIAAAGLSFPVYVTGTVLILLLSLQLNLLPASGYTAFSEDPVAHIQKLFLPAITVALPLAASIARMTRSSMLEVLGKDFVQTLRAKGLAEKMIIFKHVLRNAIISVITVIGLELANLIGGTVLIEFLFNWPGLSSLLVESINNRNYPIIQGSIIVIAAFYILINRAVEIIYGLMDPRTR, from the coding sequence TTGCTTCGTTTTGTATCGAAAAACGTTGGAGTAGCTATTGTTCAAATTTTCATCGTTGCGACCCTGGTATTTTTATTGCTTCGTTTCATGCCTGGAGATCCTGCAGTTTTAGTATTAGGTACAGAAAGAGGCGCTGATCCAGCTGCTGTTGAAGCGATGCGTGCGACCCTTGGTTTGGATCAGCCACTATTAACACAGTACTTTACTTGGTTTGCAGATATACTCAGATTGGACTTTGGACAATCTCTATTTAATAACATTGATGTTACTACATATCTAGCTGAAAGGCTTCCCAAAACTCTTGAATTAGCAGTTGTTGCAATTATTATCGGGTCAATTATCGGAATCAGTCTTGGAATTATTGCTGCTGTCAAACGAGGCGGAGTTGTAGATATGATTGTTTCATCTATTGCAGCAGCTGGATTATCCTTCCCAGTGTATGTAACTGGTACCGTGTTAATTTTACTTTTAAGCTTACAATTGAATTTGTTACCTGCAAGTGGGTATACCGCTTTTTCAGAAGACCCGGTTGCCCATATCCAAAAGTTGTTCCTCCCTGCCATTACGGTAGCCCTACCGCTGGCTGCATCGATCGCGAGAATGACTCGATCCTCTATGCTTGAGGTCTTGGGCAAGGACTTTGTTCAGACGTTACGTGCTAAAGGCCTAGCTGAAAAAATGATCATTTTCAAGCATGTACTTAGAAACGCCATTATTTCTGTTATCACAGTAATAGGCTTAGAGTTAGCTAATTTAATTGGTGGAACCGTATTAATTGAGTTTTTATTCAACTGGCCTGGATTAAGTTCATTATTAGTAGAATCCATTAATAACCGTAACTATCCGATTATTCAAGGTTCAATTATCGTAATCGCAGCATTCTACATTCTTATTAATAGAGCGGTTGAAATCATTTATGGGTTAATGGATCCTAGAACACGTTAA
- a CDS encoding ABC transporter ATP-binding protein gives MKSNTLLEVKNVKKHFPVSDKKLFSTHKNYVQAVNGVSFTINEGETFGLVGESGCGKSTLARLIMGLIKADSGEINFEGRNFLELRGRELRKSRKQMQMVFQKPYESLNPKMTVGQIISAPFDIHGVYNKQERVQKVKDLLEMVGLSQQYINRYPHEFSGGQRQRIGIARAIALNPKLVICDEAVSALDVSIQSQILNLLNELQKEFKLTYLFISHDLSVVKHVSDKIGVMYLGEIVEVGDAEKIYKNPKHPYTQALLSAIPIPDPTFKKERIVLDGDLPSPINPPSGCRLSTRCPYVIPLCKEMKPELSTIGSNHMAACHLFSESKLQKIN, from the coding sequence TTGAAAAGTAACACTCTTTTAGAGGTTAAAAATGTAAAAAAACACTTTCCTGTTAGTGATAAAAAATTATTTTCTACACATAAAAATTATGTTCAAGCAGTAAATGGTGTTAGCTTTACCATTAATGAAGGAGAAACCTTTGGTTTAGTTGGTGAATCCGGATGCGGTAAAAGTACTTTGGCACGTTTGATTATGGGGTTAATCAAAGCAGATAGTGGTGAAATCAACTTTGAAGGTAGAAATTTCCTAGAATTACGTGGGAGGGAACTACGTAAAAGCCGAAAGCAAATGCAAATGGTATTCCAGAAACCCTATGAATCCCTCAATCCTAAAATGACCGTTGGACAGATCATTAGTGCACCGTTTGATATACATGGGGTTTATAACAAACAAGAACGTGTACAAAAGGTTAAGGATTTACTAGAAATGGTGGGCTTAAGTCAGCAGTATATCAATCGATATCCACATGAATTTTCTGGAGGTCAAAGACAGCGAATCGGAATTGCGCGTGCGATTGCCTTAAACCCAAAATTAGTTATTTGTGATGAAGCGGTATCTGCGCTTGACGTCTCTATTCAATCTCAAATTTTAAATCTATTAAATGAATTACAAAAAGAATTTAAACTAACTTATTTGTTTATCTCCCATGATTTATCAGTCGTAAAACATGTGAGCGATAAAATTGGTGTGATGTATTTAGGAGAAATCGTTGAGGTTGGGGACGCGGAGAAGATCTACAAAAATCCTAAGCACCCATATACGCAAGCTTTACTTTCAGCAATTCCAATCCCAGATCCTACCTTTAAAAAGGAACGAATTGTCCTCGATGGAGATCTACCTAGTCCGATTAATCCGCCGAGTGGTTGCCGATTAAGTACAAGATGTCCTTATGTTATACCACTTTGTAAAGAAATGAAACCAGAGCTAAGTACGATAGGTTCCAATCACATGGCTGCTTGTCATTTATTCTCTGAATCCAAATTACAAAAGATCAATTAA
- a CDS encoding ABC transporter ATP-binding protein has translation MGNALLDIKGLSTVFNTDYGVFPAIKDVNLSLKKGETLCIVGESGSGKTITSMSLMQLLPSSGKIASGEILFQDIDLVKLNRVEMNKIRGKSISMIFQDPMSALDPVFTCGSQITEAIQIHEDISKEEAKRRAIELLKEVGIPHPETIFDAYPHELSGGMCQRVMIAMALSCKPDLLIADEPTTALDVTVQARILDLLNKIKKEFNMAILLITHDLGVVAEMADRVAVMYAGQIVEEADVMTIFKKPKHPYTKGLIKSVPPLHQVDKTLYSIPGNVPTINSMPKGCRFNPRCSFATDLCVEKEPELQKIKSNHTAKCWHINEGV, from the coding sequence GTGGGGAATGCACTTCTTGATATAAAGGGTTTATCGACTGTATTTAATACAGATTATGGTGTTTTTCCAGCCATAAAGGATGTCAACTTGTCCCTAAAAAAAGGTGAAACGTTATGTATCGTAGGTGAGAGTGGGAGTGGAAAAACCATTACATCTATGTCACTTATGCAGCTTCTACCTTCTTCCGGGAAAATAGCTTCAGGTGAGATTCTTTTCCAAGATATAGATTTGGTGAAATTAAACAGAGTAGAGATGAACAAAATTAGAGGGAAGTCTATCTCTATGATCTTCCAGGATCCAATGTCAGCCCTTGATCCTGTATTTACTTGCGGAAGTCAAATAACGGAAGCCATCCAAATTCATGAGGACATTTCGAAAGAAGAGGCTAAAAGGAGAGCAATCGAACTGTTGAAGGAAGTTGGAATCCCTCACCCTGAAACCATATTCGATGCATATCCCCATGAACTCTCGGGTGGAATGTGCCAACGTGTCATGATTGCGATGGCCCTATCCTGTAAACCAGACTTATTAATTGCCGATGAACCGACAACTGCTTTGGACGTGACTGTGCAAGCTAGAATTTTAGATTTATTAAATAAAATCAAAAAAGAGTTTAATATGGCCATTCTGCTAATTACCCATGATTTAGGAGTAGTAGCCGAAATGGCTGATCGAGTTGCCGTTATGTATGCGGGGCAAATCGTCGAAGAAGCAGATGTAATGACCATATTTAAAAAGCCCAAACACCCGTATACGAAAGGGTTAATCAAATCAGTTCCACCATTACATCAGGTTGATAAAACCCTATATAGCATTCCAGGAAATGTTCCGACAATTAATTCAATGCCAAAAGGCTGTAGATTTAATCCACGTTGTTCTTTTGCTACAGATTTGTGTGTTGAAAAGGAACCAGAGTTACAAAAGATCAAATCCAATCATACGGCTAAATGTTGGCATATAAACGAAGGAGTGTGA
- a CDS encoding hydantoinase B/oxoprolinase family protein — translation MVNQVDPITLEIVGNLLLSVAEEMGITLVKTAFSTNIKERKDCSTAVFDAKGNMTAQAEYVPMHLGSMLDVVNEVLKRYPTDSIYPGDMFVTNDPYSGGGTHLPDITMVAPVFETDKLVGFVANIAHHSDIGGMVPGSVSPDSTTIYQEGLRIPLVKICSKGELIRESYDFITLNTRTPVERQGDLDAQIASNKAGVRRLQEVVRKYGVDYFEACTDALLDYAEELMRAGIRSLPNGTYTFEDYLDDAGTHSQDPVLIRAQITIDESNAIVDFEGTSPQVPGPLNMVYSGLVTTIFYCFKAVAGQNVFSNQGIYRPLTVKAPKGSIVNCTLPVPVGQRIDTSQRVVDVILGALSKVAPERVLAACNSVVTSAIFSGTNPNTENYFVYLETIAGGSGAHAFGDGLSGVQVHMTNTSNLPVEALEREYPILIEKYALRTDSGGAGLHRGGLGIQRDYRILTDGLSYTGLGDRHKFAPWGINGGKEGSPGIFSFAKNGKEEIKLSSKVSELPLNKGDVVRVSSPGSGGFGSPFERNPELVLFDVIDQKVSVEKALEDYGVSIIYNNGTYSIDIEETKRNRLGVLQNSI, via the coding sequence ATGGTGAATCAAGTAGATCCTATTACTCTAGAAATTGTTGGGAACTTATTGCTTTCTGTGGCTGAAGAGATGGGAATCACTCTTGTTAAAACAGCTTTTTCAACGAATATCAAAGAACGGAAAGATTGTTCAACGGCTGTTTTTGATGCAAAGGGAAATATGACAGCTCAAGCGGAGTATGTACCGATGCATTTAGGCTCAATGTTAGATGTAGTCAATGAAGTCCTAAAAAGATACCCTACAGATTCAATTTATCCAGGGGATATGTTTGTTACGAATGATCCTTACTCAGGTGGGGGGACTCATTTACCGGATATCACCATGGTTGCGCCAGTATTCGAGACAGATAAATTAGTAGGTTTTGTAGCGAACATTGCCCACCATTCTGATATTGGTGGAATGGTTCCAGGTAGTGTATCGCCTGATTCAACGACGATTTATCAAGAAGGCTTGCGTATTCCTCTTGTGAAAATTTGTTCTAAAGGTGAATTAATAAGAGAAAGTTATGATTTTATCACACTCAATACGAGAACTCCGGTCGAAAGACAAGGAGACTTAGATGCTCAGATCGCTTCCAATAAAGCGGGTGTTAGAAGACTACAAGAAGTAGTTAGAAAATATGGTGTAGATTATTTTGAAGCATGCACGGATGCACTACTGGATTATGCAGAAGAGTTAATGCGAGCTGGAATTCGTTCATTACCAAATGGTACCTATACATTTGAGGACTATTTAGATGATGCGGGAACACATTCACAGGATCCGGTTCTCATTCGTGCCCAAATCACAATTGATGAAAGCAATGCCATTGTGGATTTTGAAGGAACCAGTCCACAGGTTCCGGGACCACTCAATATGGTATATTCCGGCTTAGTTACAACCATCTTCTATTGCTTTAAGGCGGTTGCTGGGCAAAATGTTTTCTCGAATCAAGGTATTTATCGTCCATTAACAGTGAAGGCTCCAAAGGGTTCCATCGTCAATTGTACATTGCCGGTCCCGGTAGGACAAAGGATTGATACTTCGCAACGTGTGGTAGACGTCATTCTTGGGGCGCTCTCCAAGGTTGCACCTGAACGAGTATTGGCAGCATGTAACAGTGTTGTAACCTCGGCGATCTTCTCAGGAACCAACCCAAACACAGAAAATTACTTTGTCTATTTAGAAACCATTGCGGGTGGTTCGGGTGCACATGCATTTGGAGATGGACTTAGTGGAGTACAGGTTCATATGACCAACACTTCTAATCTACCAGTAGAAGCACTTGAAAGAGAGTATCCAATCTTAATTGAGAAGTATGCGCTTCGAACGGATTCGGGTGGAGCAGGCTTACACCGTGGAGGATTAGGAATTCAACGTGACTATCGTATTTTAACCGATGGCCTTTCCTATACCGGTCTTGGGGATCGACATAAGTTTGCACCTTGGGGAATTAATGGTGGAAAAGAAGGAAGTCCTGGTATTTTCTCTTTTGCAAAGAACGGAAAAGAAGAAATTAAATTAAGTTCAAAAGTATCAGAACTACCATTAAATAAAGGTGATGTTGTTAGAGTAAGTTCACCTGGATCAGGAGGTTTTGGATCACCATTTGAAAGAAATCCAGAGTTAGTTTTATTTGATGTTATTGATCAGAAGGTCTCAGTAGAAAAAGCTTTAGAAGACTATGGTGTTAGTATCATTTATAACAATGGAACCTACTCTATTGATATAGAAGAAACAAAGAGAAATAGGCTTGGTGTCTTGCAAAATAGTATTTAA
- a CDS encoding hydantoinase/oxoprolinase family protein — protein MSYMVGVDVGGTFTDVTLVDSKTGEIKNHKVSSTPEDPSRAIMKGIKDILEINDIAESDVQYLAHGTTVATNALIERKGAVTGLIVTEGFRDLLEIGRQTRPSLYNFFEEKPQPVIPGNLRYEASERLLANGEVYKVINEDSLHKAIDALKEQGVKSIAVCFLFSYLNPEHEKFAVKEIKKRFPDVYVSASHEIVPEFREYSRLSTTALNAYLGPVMKNYMENFLNSVKEYGIPVEPYITQSNGGIISIHESVASPLRTAVSGPAAGVVAAKNLAELTGYKNMITFDMGGTSADFSLIENGEPKISMEREVEGFPARIPMLDIHACGAGGGSIAYIDNGGALKVGPESAGSTPGPASYGRGGTRPTVTDANLLLGRLNPKEILGGRMSVDMDAAKQAIQEHICNQSKLTLEEATAGIISVVNANMSRAIRLISIQKGHDPRDFTLVSFGGAGGLHCSALAKELNIPRVLIPPSPGTFCSLGLLVTDVRTDYVRSTLEDASPESMNVVASHFKELKNEGVKLLEKENIPESKRKYELVIDVRFKGQNYEIPIPVEWAELTSAGFAALKERFQEEHEKIYGYAKKDGILEFVNYRLTAVGQLPKARFEKSTAANETAIPRAARQVYFSEIERPGYYETKIYDRKNLKPGNKVQGPLIVEQMDTTILVLPDQTMEVDDYGNLIINTFGGEE, from the coding sequence ATGAGCTACATGGTAGGCGTGGATGTTGGGGGGACTTTTACAGATGTTACATTGGTTGATAGTAAAACGGGAGAGATCAAAAATCACAAGGTTTCTTCAACCCCTGAAGATCCTTCACGGGCCATTATGAAAGGTATAAAAGATATTCTAGAAATAAATGATATTGCCGAAAGTGATGTCCAATATTTAGCGCATGGAACGACTGTTGCTACCAATGCCCTAATTGAACGAAAAGGTGCGGTTACTGGTCTTATCGTTACAGAAGGATTTCGTGATTTACTTGAAATTGGACGTCAAACCCGTCCTAGTTTATACAATTTCTTCGAAGAAAAACCTCAACCCGTTATTCCTGGCAATTTAAGATATGAAGCTAGCGAAAGGCTTTTAGCAAATGGTGAAGTGTATAAGGTCATTAATGAAGACAGCCTACACAAAGCCATTGATGCATTAAAGGAACAAGGGGTAAAATCGATCGCAGTTTGTTTCCTATTCTCTTATTTAAATCCAGAGCATGAAAAATTTGCAGTTAAGGAAATTAAAAAGCGTTTTCCGGATGTATACGTTTCAGCTTCCCATGAGATTGTTCCTGAGTTTCGTGAATACTCCAGATTAAGTACAACAGCATTGAACGCCTACTTAGGGCCAGTAATGAAGAACTATATGGAAAACTTCTTGAATTCAGTAAAGGAATATGGAATTCCGGTGGAACCCTATATCACACAATCTAATGGTGGAATTATCTCCATTCATGAATCAGTTGCCTCACCTTTACGTACTGCTGTATCAGGCCCTGCTGCAGGAGTGGTAGCAGCTAAGAATTTAGCAGAGCTTACTGGATATAAAAATATGATTACTTTCGATATGGGAGGTACATCAGCGGACTTTAGTTTAATTGAAAATGGAGAACCTAAGATTTCTATGGAAAGAGAAGTGGAAGGTTTTCCTGCCCGTATCCCTATGTTAGATATTCATGCTTGTGGTGCTGGTGGTGGCTCGATTGCTTATATTGATAACGGTGGAGCATTAAAGGTGGGTCCTGAAAGCGCCGGTTCTACACCTGGTCCTGCGTCTTACGGTCGAGGAGGCACAAGGCCAACTGTTACGGATGCAAACCTTTTACTTGGTCGGTTAAATCCGAAAGAGATATTAGGAGGTCGTATGTCAGTAGATATGGATGCTGCAAAGCAGGCCATTCAAGAACACATTTGTAACCAATCGAAGCTTACTTTAGAAGAAGCAACAGCGGGGATTATCTCTGTAGTTAATGCTAATATGTCACGGGCCATTCGATTAATCTCTATTCAAAAGGGACATGATCCAAGAGACTTTACTCTTGTATCATTTGGTGGAGCGGGTGGATTGCATTGTAGTGCTCTAGCTAAAGAGTTAAATATTCCTAGAGTCTTAATTCCACCTTCACCAGGAACCTTTTGCTCATTAGGCTTGTTGGTTACAGATGTAAGAACAGATTATGTTCGTTCAACATTGGAAGATGCCTCACCAGAAAGTATGAATGTAGTTGCCTCGCATTTTAAGGAGTTAAAAAATGAAGGGGTTAAATTACTGGAAAAAGAGAATATCCCTGAGTCAAAACGCAAATATGAGTTGGTTATCGACGTACGATTCAAAGGGCAAAACTATGAAATTCCCATTCCGGTTGAATGGGCTGAGTTGACATCAGCTGGTTTTGCGGCATTAAAGGAACGTTTTCAAGAAGAGCATGAAAAGATTTATGGTTATGCCAAGAAGGATGGGATTTTAGAATTTGTAAACTATCGTCTAACTGCTGTAGGTCAATTACCTAAAGCAAGATTTGAAAAATCAACTGCTGCAAACGAAACGGCAATCCCTAGAGCTGCTCGTCAGGTTTATTTTTCTGAAATTGAAAGACCGGGGTATTACGAAACAAAAATCTATGATCGCAAAAATCTTAAGCCAGGGAATAAAGTTCAAGGTCCTTTAATCGTCGAACAAATGGATACAACGATATTAGTCCTACCCGACCAAACTATGGAGGTAGATGATTATGGGAATCTGATTATAAATACGTTTGGTGGGGAGGAGTAA
- a CDS encoding SIS domain-containing protein, with product MEIKSIISEIKQKVDAAGGLKVVYFVACGGSQAAIYPAKYLMQSEAKNIATAIYNSNEFVHATPAALNEQTICIICSLNATPETVEAVKVANNAGAITIAMTGSPDTLMAQNGQYKVIYSNGDNQVYSQANQALALKLGFEILHQFEDYQNYEVAMAAYDQIDDIVASAKENLLPKAQRFALDFKDDEIFYVLGSGPLFGTAYTMACCHFMEMQWKHAVVLNSGEYFHGPFETTDKSLPFVLLKSLGRTRPMDERVETFLNQYAERFIVIDAEEVGLNEIDPSVAEFFNSVVMIPVERYFVYQMSLIRNHSMNDRRYMWKVAY from the coding sequence ATGGAAATTAAATCAATTATTAGTGAAATTAAACAGAAGGTAGATGCAGCAGGTGGATTAAAAGTAGTTTATTTCGTTGCATGTGGTGGATCTCAAGCTGCTATTTATCCGGCTAAGTACTTAATGCAGAGTGAAGCGAAAAATATAGCAACTGCAATTTATAACAGTAACGAGTTTGTACATGCTACTCCAGCAGCCTTAAATGAACAAACAATTTGTATTATATGTTCTTTAAATGCAACTCCAGAAACAGTAGAAGCTGTAAAGGTGGCAAACAATGCAGGTGCTATTACCATCGCAATGACTGGGTCACCTGATACGTTAATGGCACAAAATGGTCAGTATAAAGTGATTTATTCAAATGGAGACAATCAGGTATACTCTCAGGCAAACCAAGCGCTAGCTTTAAAATTAGGATTTGAAATCCTTCATCAATTTGAAGATTACCAAAACTATGAAGTTGCTATGGCTGCATATGATCAAATTGATGATATTGTTGCTTCTGCGAAAGAGAACCTACTTCCAAAGGCTCAAAGATTTGCACTAGATTTTAAGGATGATGAAATCTTTTATGTGTTAGGTAGTGGACCGCTATTCGGTACAGCTTATACAATGGCTTGCTGTCACTTCATGGAGATGCAATGGAAACATGCTGTTGTGTTAAACTCTGGCGAATATTTCCATGGTCCATTCGAAACAACTGACAAATCTCTTCCATTCGTATTACTAAAAAGCTTAGGACGTACTCGTCCGATGGATGAAAGGGTAGAAACATTCTTGAATCAATACGCAGAGCGATTTATCGTAATCGATGCAGAAGAGGTAGGCTTAAACGAAATCGATCCTTCTGTTGCTGAATTCTTCAATTCTGTTGTAATGATACCGGTAGAAAGATATTTCGTTTACCAAATGTCGCTTATTCGAAATCATTCAATGAATGACCGCCGTTACATGTGGAAAGTTGCGTACTAA